A region of Moorena producens PAL-8-15-08-1 DNA encodes the following proteins:
- a CDS encoding DMT family transporter — protein MKPQPKLLGLQSLSSLPINSLAALIGSLVSLSLSPIFIRLSELEMGPNATAFNRFWIAAVAFGLVNALLTARSRQNHTQLTQQKPNPVGTLPATSLLIADGVLLSTGMICWAWSLTKTSIADSSIMHNLVPIFTVLGGWLALGQTFDRRFVLGMFVALTGSLLLEVNDLLSLSISQQLLGNLAALLSAVFFGIHPLIIEQLRINLNSVTILTWSSITSALLLLPVALIAEGQIFPSSLTGWFSVTALALFGQILGVGLWAYCLKKLSAGFGSLVALLIPALSAVEGWAIFSEHIELWTLVSFLVILFGMYLALSSRSAIKSGVESSS, from the coding sequence ATGAAGCCTCAACCAAAATTACTAGGGCTACAATCCCTATCTTCATTACCGATAAATTCCTTAGCTGCATTGATAGGTAGCTTAGTCAGTCTATCTTTATCACCAATTTTTATCCGTTTGAGTGAATTGGAAATGGGACCAAATGCTACAGCATTTAATCGTTTCTGGATTGCGGCTGTTGCCTTTGGGCTAGTAAATGCATTATTAACTGCGCGCAGCCGACAAAATCATACCCAATTAACTCAACAGAAACCTAATCCAGTAGGAACCTTGCCTGCAACCTCTCTACTGATAGCAGACGGGGTACTTCTATCAACGGGTATGATATGTTGGGCTTGGTCTTTGACTAAGACTAGTATTGCCGACTCTAGCATTATGCATAATCTGGTTCCCATATTTACTGTCTTAGGAGGGTGGCTAGCTTTAGGTCAGACTTTTGACCGTCGATTTGTTCTTGGTATGTTTGTTGCCCTCACCGGATCGCTTTTGCTAGAAGTTAATGACCTTTTATCATTGAGCATCAGCCAACAACTACTAGGAAATTTGGCTGCTTTACTCTCAGCAGTATTTTTTGGCATACATCCACTAATTATTGAGCAACTCCGCATTAACTTAAACTCAGTCACGATTCTGACTTGGTCTTCCATAACCAGCGCTTTGTTGCTATTGCCCGTTGCTCTGATCGCCGAAGGGCAAATTTTTCCGAGTTCTCTAACTGGGTGGTTTTCAGTCACCGCCCTAGCCTTATTTGGTCAGATACTAGGTGTAGGACTTTGGGCTTATTGCCTTAAAAAGTTATCTGCTGGGTTTGGTAGCCTAGTTGCGTTGCTTATTCCAGCTCTTAGCGCTGTGGAAGGTTGGGCGATTTTCTCAGAACATATTGAACTGTGGACTTTGGTAAGTTTCCTGGTAATTTTATTCGGAATGTATTTGGCGCTCTCTAGTAGATCTGCGATCAAGTCTGGAGTTGAGTCTTCTAGTTAA
- a CDS encoding O-methyltransferase produces MTNLLQSPPTPRPVTPLGILVQQLEGIVEMAEQEKVPAALMASLQQALALAAGIDPYLEECATPESPALAALAQKTAREDWSKLFSDEETVRQLEQEMLSGHIEGQTLKLFVYMTKAKRILEVGMFTGYSALAMAEALPEDGDLVACEVDQYVADFARACFQASPHGSKIKVEVAPALETLEKLADAQESFDLVFIDADKKEYVDYFKVLLDRDVLTPGGFICVDNTLLQGQPYLPPEQQTANGSAIAKFNQFVADDPRVEQVLLPLRDGLTIIRRI; encoded by the coding sequence ATGACTAACCTACTACAAAGTCCCCCAACTCCAAGGCCCGTAACTCCCTTAGGGATTTTAGTACAACAGCTAGAAGGGATCGTGGAGATGGCCGAACAGGAGAAAGTGCCCGCTGCTCTGATGGCGTCTCTCCAACAAGCACTAGCCCTAGCCGCTGGCATCGACCCTTACCTTGAAGAATGTGCGACTCCAGAGTCTCCTGCCCTAGCGGCCTTAGCCCAGAAAACGGCAAGAGAAGATTGGAGCAAGCTTTTCTCAGATGAAGAAACCGTGCGCCAGTTGGAGCAAGAGATGCTCTCTGGGCATATTGAAGGACAAACCCTCAAGTTGTTCGTCTACATGACTAAGGCCAAGCGCATCCTAGAAGTCGGAATGTTTACTGGATATTCTGCTCTAGCCATGGCAGAAGCCTTGCCTGAAGATGGGGACTTAGTTGCCTGTGAAGTCGATCAATATGTGGCCGACTTTGCCCGTGCTTGCTTTCAAGCCTCCCCTCACGGCAGCAAAATTAAGGTGGAAGTCGCTCCAGCCTTGGAAACCCTAGAAAAGTTGGCAGATGCCCAGGAATCCTTTGATTTGGTGTTTATTGATGCTGATAAGAAGGAATATGTGGATTATTTCAAGGTCTTGCTAGACAGGGATGTATTAACTCCTGGTGGCTTTATCTGTGTGGATAATACCCTTCTTCAGGGACAACCTTATTTACCCCCAGAGCAACAGACTGCCAATGGAAGTGCGATCGCTAAATTTAATCAGTTTGTAGCGGATGACCCCCGAGTAGAACAAGTGTTACTACCGTTGCGAGATGGTCTAACTATCATCCGACGCATCTAG
- a CDS encoding DMT family transporter: MIADGLLLAMGTICWTWSLTQTSVANSSIIHNLIPIFTILGGWLGFGQLFDRRFIVGIFVAIAGVTLLEINELFSFRIGPQIVGDLAALVSAIFFGVHPLIAEQLRTKFNSVTIMTWSSTTSCILLLPVTVFAKEQLFPSSISGCFSVIALAAVGQMLGIELWTYCLKKLSSGFASLVGLIVPVLSSLEGWAILSEPLTFLALVSFVVILVERYLAISSRSAIKSAIESANS, translated from the coding sequence CTGATTGCCGATGGGTTGCTTTTAGCGATGGGTACAATATGTTGGACGTGGTCTTTAACCCAGACCAGCGTTGCTAACTCTAGCATTATCCATAATTTGATTCCCATATTTACTATCTTAGGAGGGTGGCTAGGGTTTGGTCAGCTCTTTGATCGTCGATTTATCGTGGGTATATTTGTTGCGATCGCAGGAGTTACGTTACTAGAAATCAATGAGCTGTTCTCATTTAGAATAGGCCCACAAATAGTAGGGGATTTAGCAGCGTTAGTCTCAGCAATATTTTTTGGAGTACACCCATTAATAGCTGAGCAACTTCGCACTAAGTTTAACTCTGTGACGATTATGACATGGTCTTCAACAACTAGCTGTATATTGCTATTACCTGTTACTGTTTTTGCTAAAGAGCAACTTTTTCCGAGTTCCATAAGTGGGTGCTTTTCAGTCATCGCCCTTGCCGCCGTTGGTCAAATGTTGGGTATAGAACTTTGGACTTATTGCCTCAAAAAGTTATCTTCAGGGTTTGCTAGCCTAGTGGGGTTGATTGTTCCTGTTCTCAGTTCCCTCGAAGGTTGGGCGATTTTATCAGAACCTCTTACTTTTTTAGCTTTAGTCAGTTTTGTGGTAATCTTAGTGGAAAGGTATTTGGCTATTTCTAGCCGATCGGCTATTAAATCTGCCATTGAATCGGCTAATAGTTAA
- a CDS encoding type II toxin-antitoxin system HicB family antitoxin — MPVKYELIIYWSESDQAFIVEVPELPGCMADGQTYVEAVTNAEIIIREWIETAQELGRDIPTPKGRLIYA, encoded by the coding sequence ATGCCAGTTAAGTACGAATTAATTATCTATTGGAGTGAATCAGACCAGGCTTTTATTGTAGAAGTGCCAGAATTACCTGGATGTATGGCAGATGGTCAAACTTACGTAGAAGCAGTAACTAATGCAGAAATTATTATCCGAGAGTGGATCGAAACGGCTCAAGAGTTGGGGCGTGATATTCCTACTCCCAAAGGACGGTTAATTTATGCCTAA
- a CDS encoding methyltransferase, which translates to MLGTASEAKKKIYRIIYGYWQSQCAYVATSLGIPNLLQDEPKTVDEIAEKTSTNVEKLYVVMRALAHLGVFVEKPGRVFASTELSELLISNNNSPSIADFLMHITEPNMWDAWRELENSLKTGEVPFELAKSQDFYSEYMTANPNSKKLFNNAMSFLTNEAVEPLFEFYDFGRFETVMDVGGNQGTLIANIVKKFGCKGILFDLPNEVETAPNNLAKYGVNDAVQVVGGSALESLPKGADAIVMKYFLSVFSKENSIKVLTNCREALPKHGKVILLQTLVPPVGAPVEYPDGTIPALAAVQMMITNPGGYWRTEQEYKDLFAASGFKLEQVVYTGTSLTVMEFSVN; encoded by the coding sequence ATGTTAGGAACTGCATCAGAAGCTAAAAAGAAAATATACCGAATTATCTACGGTTACTGGCAAAGTCAGTGTGCTTATGTGGCCACAAGTTTAGGAATCCCTAACCTGTTGCAAGATGAGCCAAAAACCGTTGATGAAATTGCCGAAAAAACGTCAACAAACGTTGAAAAGCTTTATGTGGTTATGCGGGCTTTAGCCCATTTAGGGGTGTTCGTGGAGAAACCCGGACGGGTTTTTGCCTCAACGGAATTATCAGAACTTTTGATCAGCAATAATAATTCCCCTTCCATCGCTGACTTTTTAATGCATATTACTGAGCCGAATATGTGGGATGCTTGGCGGGAATTGGAAAACAGTTTGAAGACGGGAGAAGTCCCCTTTGAACTGGCCAAAAGTCAGGATTTTTACAGTGAGTATATGACCGCGAACCCTAACAGCAAAAAACTCTTCAACAATGCCATGAGTTTTTTGACTAATGAAGCGGTTGAACCGTTGTTTGAATTTTATGACTTTGGTCGTTTTGAAACCGTGATGGATGTAGGCGGCAATCAAGGAACATTAATTGCCAATATTGTGAAAAAATTTGGCTGCAAAGGAATTTTATTTGACTTGCCTAATGAGGTAGAAACTGCTCCTAATAATCTGGCAAAATATGGAGTAAATGATGCAGTACAAGTTGTTGGTGGCAGTGCTTTGGAATCTTTACCAAAAGGTGCCGATGCAATTGTGATGAAGTATTTTCTATCGGTGTTTAGTAAAGAAAATTCTATCAAAGTACTAACTAACTGTCGCGAAGCTCTCCCGAAACATGGTAAGGTCATACTACTCCAAACTCTAGTTCCTCCTGTGGGTGCCCCTGTAGAATATCCTGATGGAACTATACCAGCTTTGGCTGCGGTTCAAATGATGATTACTAATCCAGGGGGTTACTGGCGTACGGAACAAGAATATAAGGATTTATTTGCAGCGAGTGGTTTTAAACTCGAACAAGTTGTTTATACTGGGACAAGTTTGACAGTTATGGAATTTAGTGTTAACTAG
- a CDS encoding non-ribosomal peptide synthetase produces the protein MSTLISFATSHIQQANWFLYKFQPTGLSDKLSIAVRIKSPVDIKTIETTLQALTERHAILRSIYYEEDGQIIQKIRDTADIYLAKIDASSWSDEELNEQLSQRIKLPFNLENGSIFRACLFTRSATDYILVLTLHQIAADWESLLILVDDLVGIYESTINCKPPNLLPINKSYRDYIHQEVEFINSVEGKQIGKYWRENLADDLPVLELPTTSPRPSMRTYDGAAIKFTINPELTQQLKQLVKTQGVTIEEILLAVFKVLLYRYTGEQDILVALLQKRANRLLFEQVVGNFNNVTVARQAISATIKFTDLLNQVRQQLFELDRYQNYPFSLLIQELKSYTLSHPPICQVAFGYSQLDKLFNAQEIDIEYYEIPQQKVDFELSLEVTDLQSYSLGYFKYNTDILEAETVAKIAEHFQNLLTAFVANPDTPVGKLPMLSDGEQQQIVLAWNKTQTDYPQNKSIHQLFESQVEKTPDAVAVVFEDQELTYSELNTKANQLAHYLQKLGIGPDVQVGICVERSLEMVVGLLGILKAGGAYVPLDSSYPSERLAYMLSDAKVAVLLTQESLVTSLPEYQGQMVCLDSDWDAIAQFSEENLSRVVKPKNLGYIIYTSGSTGKPKGVAMSQRALVNLIMWQQQEAIIGQGARTLQFSPISFDVSFQEIFSTWYSGGILVLISQEVRRDPLALMQFMAQKKIDKLFLPFVALQQLAAVAPQCQNLPQLREIVTAGEQLQVTPDLIELMNRLPYCRLQNQYGPSESHVVSAYTLQGAATSWPALPPIGRPIANNQLYILNSELQPVPIGVAGELYIGGVGVANGYHNRPELTAEKFIPDPFGEQGESRLYKTGDRARYLRDGNIEFLGRIDNQVKIRGFRIEIGEIEATLSQHPTVKETVVVVREDNPGNKRLVAYIVPETETTSNSELSDTQVNTEIAQQIIPQLKQHLNQKLAEYMVPSAFVVLSKLPLTPNGKVNRRSLPAPDLSSFSRSENFVAPRDSIEQKLAEIWSQLLNINPVGVKDNFFELGGHSLLAVSLMAKIQQHLDKQLPLSTLFTSPTIEDLANVVRQETKVSSSSLVPLQTQGTKPPFFCVHPAGGHVFYYLELSRYLGNDIPFYGLQVQGFNEGEKVFTKVEDMADFYIKNIRDFQPEGPYQIGGWSFGGVVAFEMAQQLVQQGQEVSLLALLDPWVPILLDPNKKIDKLYMRGVLSRYFGGMFGITNLVTEEEIIGLNSENQIEFIIDKAEKLELFPKEATREQNRRFIDVIIGTLKATYTYKRRPYPGKVTVFRAEEKHPHGIDPQLVWVEMYAILDVADMEVVMVPGNHFTFIQDPNLKVLAERLSSRV, from the coding sequence ATGTCTACTTTAATTTCTTTTGCGACCTCTCACATACAGCAAGCAAATTGGTTTCTGTATAAGTTCCAACCTACAGGTTTATCAGACAAACTATCTATCGCAGTTAGGATTAAATCCCCTGTAGATATTAAAACTATCGAAACTACACTACAAGCCTTAACTGAACGCCACGCTATTCTCCGCAGTATTTATTACGAAGAAGATGGACAAATAATACAAAAAATCCGAGACACTGCTGATATATATCTTGCCAAAATAGATGCTTCATCTTGGAGTGATGAGGAATTAAATGAGCAGTTATCACAGCGGATAAAACTTCCTTTTAATTTAGAAAATGGATCAATATTTCGTGCTTGTTTATTTACTCGATCGGCGACAGACTATATTTTAGTATTAACCCTTCATCAAATAGCTGCCGATTGGGAGTCCTTATTAATTTTAGTGGATGACTTGGTAGGTATATATGAATCAACAATAAATTGTAAACCCCCAAATTTACTACCCATTAATAAATCTTACCGAGACTATATCCACCAAGAAGTAGAGTTTATCAATAGTGTGGAAGGCAAACAAATTGGTAAGTATTGGCGAGAGAATTTAGCGGATGACTTACCAGTGTTGGAGTTACCGACAACGTCTCCTCGTCCGAGTATGAGGACTTATGATGGTGCTGCCATCAAGTTCACTATAAATCCGGAATTAACTCAACAACTTAAACAACTTGTCAAAACCCAAGGAGTAACAATTGAAGAGATTCTATTAGCAGTATTTAAAGTACTGCTTTACCGCTATACGGGAGAACAAGATATTCTGGTGGCTTTATTACAGAAGCGAGCCAATCGACTATTATTTGAACAAGTTGTTGGAAATTTTAATAATGTTACAGTTGCTAGACAGGCAATTTCAGCAACTATTAAATTTACTGATTTGCTGAACCAAGTCAGACAGCAATTATTTGAATTAGATAGGTATCAAAATTATCCCTTTTCACTACTAATTCAAGAGCTAAAATCCTATACTTTAAGTCATCCTCCGATCTGTCAAGTAGCTTTTGGCTATTCCCAACTGGATAAGTTATTTAATGCCCAAGAAATAGACATAGAATACTACGAAATTCCACAACAAAAAGTAGATTTTGAACTGAGCTTAGAAGTAACGGATTTACAAAGCTATAGTTTGGGTTACTTTAAGTACAACACTGATATATTAGAAGCGGAAACTGTTGCTAAAATAGCCGAACATTTCCAGAATTTACTAACAGCATTTGTCGCTAATCCTGATACACCAGTGGGTAAATTGCCGATGCTGAGTGATGGGGAACAGCAGCAAATAGTACTGGCATGGAACAAAACTCAAACAGATTACCCTCAAAATAAATCTATCCATCAGTTATTTGAGAGCCAAGTAGAGAAAACACCAGATGCAGTAGCAGTAGTATTTGAAGACCAAGAGCTGACTTACTCTGAGTTGAATACTAAAGCTAATCAACTAGCTCACTACCTGCAAAAGTTGGGAATCGGACCAGACGTGCAAGTGGGAATCTGTGTGGAGCGTTCTCTAGAAATGGTTGTAGGGCTATTAGGAATCCTGAAAGCCGGAGGAGCTTATGTGCCACTCGACTCTAGCTATCCATCAGAACGTTTAGCGTATATGCTCTCTGATGCCAAAGTAGCAGTATTGCTGACTCAGGAATCATTAGTGACATCGTTGCCAGAGTATCAAGGGCAAATGGTATGTTTGGATAGCGATTGGGACGCGATCGCCCAGTTTTCCGAAGAAAATTTGAGCAGGGTCGTCAAACCAAAGAATCTTGGCTACATCATCTATACCTCTGGCTCCACAGGTAAACCCAAGGGAGTTGCCATGAGTCAACGGGCTCTAGTTAACCTGATTATGTGGCAGCAGCAGGAAGCAATTATTGGTCAAGGTGCGAGAACATTACAATTTTCTCCGATCAGCTTTGACGTATCCTTCCAAGAAATTTTCTCAACTTGGTATTCAGGGGGCATCCTGGTTTTAATTTCTCAAGAGGTCAGGCGCGATCCCTTGGCGTTGATGCAATTCATGGCTCAGAAAAAGATAGATAAGCTATTTTTACCCTTTGTCGCCTTGCAGCAGTTGGCTGCAGTTGCCCCTCAATGCCAAAATCTGCCGCAACTGCGTGAAATTGTGACAGCAGGGGAACAGTTGCAGGTGACTCCAGATCTAATTGAGTTGATGAACCGACTACCTTACTGTAGGCTGCAAAATCAATACGGACCGTCGGAAAGCCATGTGGTTTCTGCTTACACCTTGCAAGGGGCTGCCACAAGTTGGCCAGCACTCCCTCCTATCGGTCGCCCCATTGCTAACAATCAACTTTATATCCTTAACAGTGAACTACAGCCAGTTCCGATCGGTGTTGCTGGAGAGCTTTATATTGGTGGAGTTGGTGTGGCCAATGGCTATCATAACCGTCCGGAACTGACTGCGGAAAAATTCATACCGGATCCTTTTGGGGAACAGGGAGAAAGCAGACTCTACAAAACTGGTGACAGGGCTCGCTATCTCCGTGATGGCAACATCGAATTTCTAGGTCGTATTGATAACCAAGTCAAAATAAGGGGTTTCCGCATCGAAATCGGAGAAATTGAAGCCACCCTCAGTCAACATCCCACTGTCAAAGAAACAGTAGTAGTGGTCAGGGAAGACAACCCTGGTAATAAACGTCTAGTGGCATACATAGTGCCTGAAACCGAAACCACCTCAAACTCAGAACTATCAGACACTCAAGTCAATACTGAAATAGCTCAGCAAATAATACCACAACTAAAACAACATCTCAATCAAAAATTAGCAGAATATATGGTGCCATCTGCTTTTGTGGTGTTGTCCAAACTGCCGTTAACACCCAACGGGAAGGTCAACCGTCGCTCCTTACCTGCGCCGGATCTTTCTAGTTTTAGCAGGAGTGAGAATTTTGTTGCACCACGCGATTCTATCGAACAAAAACTTGCAGAAATTTGGTCACAGCTCCTTAATATTAACCCAGTGGGAGTGAAAGATAATTTCTTCGAGTTGGGGGGCCATTCCCTCTTAGCCGTTAGTTTAATGGCAAAAATTCAGCAACACCTTGACAAACAACTACCGTTGTCAACGCTTTTCACGAGTCCCACCATAGAAGATTTAGCCAATGTAGTACGGCAGGAAACTAAGGTTAGTTCTTCTTCTCTGGTACCCCTTCAAACTCAGGGTACTAAACCACCATTTTTCTGCGTACATCCTGCTGGTGGCCATGTGTTTTATTATCTAGAATTATCCCGCTATTTAGGTAACGATATCCCTTTTTATGGTTTACAAGTCCAAGGGTTTAATGAAGGAGAAAAAGTATTCACGAAAGTAGAAGATATGGCTGATTTTTATATCAAAAATATTCGAGACTTTCAACCAGAAGGTCCTTATCAAATTGGTGGCTGGTCTTTTGGAGGAGTAGTTGCTTTTGAAATGGCACAGCAGTTAGTTCAGCAGGGACAAGAGGTTAGTTTATTAGCTCTGTTAGACCCTTGGGTTCCCATCTTATTAGACCCCAATAAAAAAATCGATAAATTATACATGAGAGGTGTATTGAGTCGTTATTTTGGGGGAATGTTTGGTATTACTAATTTAGTTACTGAGGAAGAAATAATTGGTTTAAATTCGGAGAATCAAATAGAGTTTATTATTGATAAAGCGGAAAAATTAGAGTTATTTCCCAAGGAAGCAACTCGCGAACAGAATCGACGCTTTATCGATGTCATCATCGGTACTTTAAAAGCAACTTATACCTATAAGCGTCGGCCTTATCCCGGAAAAGTAACAGTTTTTCGGGCAGAAGAGAAGCATCCTCATGGGATTGATCCTCAGTTAGTTTGGGTAGAAATGTACGCTATTTTAGATGTAGCTGATATGGAGGTAGTTATGGTTCCTGGTAATCATTTTACATTCATACAAGACCCCAACCTAAAAGTATTGGCAGAACGTTTGAGTAGTCGTGTATAA
- a CDS encoding ATP-grasp domain-containing protein, which translates to MIALLKNIGTLTLLLIALPLNATLVFISLVINWITSPFRRGRIPVEGSKNILITGGKMTKALQLARSFHKSGHNVFLVETHKYWLSGHRFSNAVKGFYTVPAPEKYPNGYSQALLKIVQKEKIDAFIPVSSPVASYYDSVAGTLLSPYCEVIHFSPDITQMLDDKFTLCEQARCLGLSAPKSFLITDPQQILDFDFKSDGSRYIIKSIRYDSVSRLDMTKFPFEGMEDYVKNLPITKDNPWTMQEFITGQEYCTHSTVRKGKIRLHCCSPSSPFQVNYQHLEKPEIVSWVDKFVKELNLTGQISFDFIQTEDGTVYPIECNPRTHSAITMFYNHPGLADAYLKDSDEENQAPIVPRPDSKPTYWLYHEIWRLTEIRSWSALQGWIKKIVKGTDAIFQVNDPLPFLTVPHWQITLLLLENLRKLKGWVRIDFNIGKLVELGGD; encoded by the coding sequence ATGATTGCTTTACTAAAAAATATCGGCACCTTAACCTTACTGTTAATTGCCTTACCTCTAAATGCCACTCTCGTCTTTATTTCCCTAGTAATCAATTGGATAACTTCCCCATTTCGCAGAGGACGAATACCTGTTGAAGGTTCCAAAAACATCTTGATTACCGGGGGCAAAATGACCAAAGCCCTGCAACTGGCTCGTTCTTTTCATAAGTCTGGGCACAATGTCTTTTTAGTTGAAACTCATAAATATTGGCTATCTGGTCACAGATTTTCTAATGCGGTTAAAGGGTTTTATACCGTTCCAGCACCAGAAAAATATCCCAATGGTTATTCCCAAGCCTTACTAAAAATTGTTCAAAAAGAAAAGATTGATGCTTTCATTCCCGTATCTAGCCCAGTAGCGAGCTATTATGATTCCGTCGCTGGAACGTTACTCTCCCCCTACTGCGAAGTCATCCACTTTTCTCCTGACATCACCCAGATGTTAGACGACAAATTTACATTGTGCGAGCAAGCCCGTTGTTTGGGATTATCAGCACCAAAATCCTTCCTAATTACCGATCCACAACAAATTCTAGATTTTGACTTCAAATCAGATGGGAGTCGGTATATTATCAAAAGCATTCGCTATGATTCAGTCTCTCGCTTGGACATGACCAAGTTTCCCTTTGAAGGAATGGAAGATTATGTCAAAAATCTTCCTATTACAAAGGACAACCCTTGGACAATGCAAGAGTTTATTACCGGTCAGGAGTATTGCACCCACAGTACAGTCCGCAAGGGAAAAATTAGACTTCACTGCTGTTCCCCATCGTCTCCTTTCCAAGTCAATTATCAGCATCTTGAGAAGCCTGAAATAGTTTCATGGGTTGATAAATTTGTCAAGGAATTAAATTTGACAGGACAAATTTCCTTTGACTTCATTCAAACCGAAGACGGCACCGTCTATCCGATTGAATGTAATCCTCGCACCCATTCTGCTATCACCATGTTTTACAATCATCCAGGATTAGCAGATGCTTACCTAAAAGATAGTGATGAGGAAAATCAAGCACCGATTGTGCCCCGCCCTGACAGTAAGCCAACTTACTGGCTCTATCATGAAATTTGGCGGCTGACTGAGATCAGATCATGGTCAGCTTTACAAGGGTGGATTAAAAAGATTGTCAAGGGTACAGATGCCATTTTTCAAGTCAACGATCCCTTGCCCTTCTTAACCGTACCCCATTGGCAAATTACCTTACTATTGTTAGAGAATTTACGGAAACTAAAAGGCTGGGTAAGGATTGATTTTAATATTGGTAAACTGGTAGAATTGGGTGGGGATTAA
- a CDS encoding sedoheptulose 7-phosphate cyclase — translation MVQAKPNPKSLKLSPSQSEQIIQFHHPEKYRTSEWYTGHGEIAASGDGRSFEISATYALKATVKLVDGVFNPANPTLAEVYSRRGRCVAIVDQTVDELYGASIRRYFEEYEIPLNLQPCRAWESDKTPETVHRLLKFLGKDGCDVSRNEPVLVVGGGVLSDVAGLACALQHRRTPYIMVGTTVVAAIDAGPSPRTCTNGAQFKNSIGSYHPPVMTLVDRSFFRTLATGHVRNGMAEIIKMAVTDDPVLFELMEQYGPRLVETHFATIDGDEKLAAIADTVIYRALFSYMKHEGTNMFETYQDRPHAYGHTWSPRFEPAAKLMHGHSVTIGMAFGATLAAEMGWVKPEERDRIIALCRSLGLSVYHPILEDIDLMLEGQKNMRRKRGEGGLWAPLPTGIGSCDYAQEVSSGLLQLAIDKHKELCSSFPDDGKGTEMYLSDLGLE, via the coding sequence ATGGTTCAAGCTAAACCTAATCCAAAATCACTAAAGCTCTCTCCTTCACAGTCAGAGCAGATTATTCAATTCCACCATCCAGAAAAGTACCGCACCTCAGAGTGGTACACCGGTCATGGAGAAATCGCTGCTAGTGGAGACGGTCGCTCTTTTGAAATCTCTGCTACCTATGCGCTTAAGGCAACAGTTAAATTAGTAGACGGAGTTTTCAACCCTGCTAATCCCACGTTGGCAGAGGTTTACAGTCGTCGCGGTCGTTGTGTAGCAATTGTGGATCAGACCGTAGATGAGCTTTACGGAGCCTCAATTCGCCGCTACTTCGAGGAGTATGAAATTCCTCTTAACTTACAGCCCTGCCGCGCTTGGGAATCTGACAAAACTCCCGAAACTGTCCACCGCTTGCTGAAATTTTTAGGTAAAGATGGCTGCGACGTGTCCCGGAACGAACCCGTACTAGTAGTAGGCGGCGGTGTGCTGAGTGACGTAGCTGGACTTGCTTGCGCCCTGCAGCACCGACGCACTCCTTATATTATGGTCGGAACCACGGTTGTGGCTGCTATTGATGCTGGTCCGTCGCCCCGCACTTGTACCAACGGTGCCCAATTCAAGAACAGCATTGGCTCCTATCATCCTCCAGTAATGACTTTGGTAGACCGCAGTTTCTTCCGTACTTTGGCGACAGGTCACGTCCGCAACGGTATGGCAGAAATTATTAAAATGGCAGTCACCGATGATCCGGTTCTGTTTGAGTTAATGGAACAATACGGTCCCCGCTTAGTAGAAACTCACTTTGCAACCATAGATGGCGATGAGAAACTCGCAGCGATCGCTGATACAGTCATCTATCGGGCATTGTTCTCCTACATGAAGCATGAAGGAACAAATATGTTCGAGACTTACCAAGACCGTCCCCACGCTTATGGTCACACCTGGAGTCCTCGCTTTGAACCTGCTGCCAAATTAATGCACGGTCATTCTGTCACCATTGGCATGGCGTTCGGCGCGACTTTAGCTGCAGAGATGGGCTGGGTCAAACCAGAAGAACGCGATCGCATTATCGCTTTGTGTCGCTCTCTCGGTCTGTCTGTTTACCACCCCATCCTAGAAGATATTGACCTGATGCTTGAAGGTCAGAAAAATATGCGGCGCAAGCGAGGAGAAGGGGGTTTGTGGGCTCCACTGCCTACAGGGATTGGTTCTTGTGATTACGCTCAAGAGGTATCCTCAGGATTGCTACAACTAGCCATTGACAAGCATAAGGAATTATGTTCTTCTTTTCCTGATGATGGAAAAGGCACAGAAATGTACCTCAGCGACCTCGGCCTTGAATAA
- a CDS encoding NAD(P)-dependent oxidoreductase yields MGWGLNSVRLTIRPIKKVKQYMLPSNSTSERESTLNHPTIGIIGCGNIGGRQAANFLAHGYSVYVYDIN; encoded by the coding sequence ATTGGGTGGGGATTAAATAGCGTTCGGCTTACTATTCGCCCTATCAAAAAAGTTAAGCAATATATGTTACCAAGTAACAGCACTTCGGAGAGGGAATCTACCCTCAATCATCCCACCATCGGTATCATCGGTTGCGGCAATATTGGAGGGCGACAAGCTGCTAATTTTCTAGCCCATGGCTACTCGGTCTATGTCTACGACATCAATTAG